Within the Effusibacillus lacus genome, the region GGTTTTGACTTCTCCCTTGGCTACCGTTCTGACTTCCGATCCCGGAGAGGTCTCCAACAGCACGGCAGGATGCTGGTTGGCATCAAAAGAAGCGGTGACTTTAAAATCGGTCAGCGGCAGAACATAAACCATTTCTTCACCCTCAGACGGCTTGCCGGAAACCGGGATTGACAGGTTGGAAGCGCCCAAGTGGGTTGCCATCCAGTTGGTAACAGTTGAAAAATCGGTCTCTCTGGTCATGACTGTTTTCAACACTTGCTGTGCTCGTTCCGCAAGAGGATGGCTCGAATGGACTGACACATAGGAAATCAGCAGCAAGAGGACAGCGCCAATGATTTGCCCCACAATGCGGCTGTTCTCACGTTCCTCATAGTCGTCATATTGCTTGTACCCCCGATAGGCGCCCCAAGGCCCGTCCCACCTTGAAGAGCCCGGTCGTCCATAATATCCGTAACCTCTGTCCTCCGTGCGGGCTCCCCGGAAATAAGGCCGGGATGAGCCGGCTCTTCCCTCCTGTTCACGTATGCCTTGAAACACCGGGTGAGAGGGAGGCGGGAACATGGGATCCTGCAGATCATCGTTCGGCAATTTCGACACGGTCATACCTCCTTGTCCATAACGACGGTGGTATATCCTATTCGCATTCAGACAAGGATATTCTTTTTAAAATTTGATTTTCTTTCGCCTGTAGCCCACGTTCAGAACCAGTCCGACACCCAGCATGCTTGTTACTATGGAACTTCCACCGTAGGACATCAGCGGAAGCGTGATGCCCGTTATGGGCATCATCGACATGGTCATTCCCACATTTTCAAACACCTGTGCCAGGAACATGGNNNNNNNNNNNNNNNNNNNNNNNNNNNNNNNNNNNNNNNNNNNNNNNNNNNNNNNNNNNNNNNNNNNNNNNNNNNNNNNNNNNCAGAACCCCGGCCACCACCAACGAACCGTAATTGTCACGGGCTTCCCTCCCGATTTTTGCCATACGAACCAACAATATACAATAGGACACCAGCAAAAATCCGGCTCCCAAAAAACCCAATTCTTCTGCGATGACCGAAAAGATAAAATCGGTATGCCTCTCCGGAATCCAGGCGCCTTGTGTTTGTGACCCGCGGTAAACTCCCTCCCCGAACCACTGACCGGCTCCAATGGCCAGCATGGATTGATACAGCTGGTAGCCAGCCCCGCTTTTGACCGTTTCCGGATTGAGAAACATCGTAAGCCGTTCCCACTGGTAGGGCTGAATTGCGGCAAAGAACAAGTCCTGTCTGACAACGTACATAAGTAACAACAGACCGACAAACGACACTCCGATTGCGGAAAGGCCCAGCAAATGTCTTCGCGGGATGCCCGCGCTCCACAACATCCCGCAAACAATCGCGCTCATCATCATGGCAGTTCCCAAATCGGGCTGCAGAATGACAAGGCCGATCGGAATCGCCGCAAGCAGCAGAATTCTTGCCAACTGCCTGTATGTAATACTTGCCTGGCAATCCTTCAGCAAGCGGGACAACACAAGAATCAGTACGAGTTTCATAAACTCGGCCGGCTCCAGTTTCAAAGGTCCCAGTTGAAACCAGCTTCTGGCCCCGTTTGCCGCGCTGCCCGCAAGGTTCACCAGGGCAAGGGAGCAGACACCCGCTCCATATAACGATTTCCAACGCTTTTCCCATTCAGCGTAATCAATTCGTATGGCAAGAAACATCGCTGCAAACCCGATGACAAACCAAAGGGTCTGCCGGATATAAAAGTAGGATGGATCCCCGGTGATATTGACCCGTGTTGCGCTTGAGACCATTACCACCGAAAGGATCGCCAGCACCGCGACAATCAGGACGATTCCCCAATCAATGTCCCGAATCCGTTTGTTGGGTGCCCGTTCAATCATATGCTCACCCCCAACCAAAATCAGGAATGAATAGGAAAGGGAATCAGGCTTCCGAAACCCAATTCCCCTTTAATCCCAGTATGTCCTTTTTGGTGCCGGGCTTATTTGCCAAACCCCATGATTTTTTTGAATTTGCCAAGCAAACCGGTTGTTTCCTCCAGATTCATCAAAGGCACCGAATCTCCAAGGATTCGTCTTGCGATGTTCCGGTAAGCAATGGCCGCTTTCGAAGACGGATTCAGTACTGTCGGTTCCCCATGGTTGGAGCCGGCAATCACACTTTCATCGTCAGGTACGACACCCAGAAGGTCGATAGCAAGAATCGATACAATTTCATCAATGTCAAGCATGTCTCCAAGACGCACCATATGTGGGCGAATCCGGTTAATGACCAACTTCGGGCCGTGAATCCTGGCGCTTTCCAGCAATCCAATAACCCGGTCAGCATCACGAACAGCCGCATTCTCGGGAGTCGTCACGACAATCGCCCGGTCAGCCCCGGCGATTGCCACCTGAAAACCTTGTTCAATTCCTGCCGGACAGTCGATGATTACATAATCGAATTTGTCTTTCAGATCCTGCACAATCTTTTTCATCGCTTCCGGAACCAGTGCGGTCTTATCCTTGGTTTGGGACGCGGGCAGCAAGAAAAGATGGTCAAACCGTTTATCCTTGATCAAAGCTTGTTCCAGGCGGCAGTTATCGTTCACCACGTCCACCACATCATAAACGATGCGGTTTTCAAGACCCATGACCACGTCGAGATTCCTGAGGCCGATATCCGTATCAACCAGACAGACTTTTTTGCCGGCAAGCGCAAGTGCCGTTCCGATATTGGCGGAAGTGGAGGTCTTTCCAACGCCTCCCTTTCCGGATGTAACAACGATAGCTTCACCCATCGCGATACCCTCTCCTAACCAAAACCCTATAGTTTTATCAATCATTCGCGCTGTATGGTACCCTACTTCCTGGGCCGGATGCTCGAAAGGTTAAAAAGCTTGTCAACCGCCATCTGGCCGTTTCGCAAGTAAGCAAACTCCATTTCG harbors:
- a CDS encoding FtsW/RodA/SpoVE family cell cycle protein, with the protein product MFLAQVFENVGMTMSMMPITGITLPLMSYGGSSIVTSMLGVGLVLNVGYRRKKIKF
- the minD gene encoding septum site-determining protein MinD is translated as MGEAIVVTSGKGGVGKTSTSANIGTALALAGKKVCLVDTDIGLRNLDVVMGLENRIVYDVVDVVNDNCRLEQALIKDKRFDHLFLLPASQTKDKTALVPEAMKKIVQDLKDKFDYVIIDCPAGIEQGFQVAIAGADRAIVVTTPENAAVRDADRVIGLLESARIHGPKLVINRIRPHMVRLGDMLDIDEIVSILAIDLLGVVPDDESVIAGSNHGEPTVLNPSSKAAIAYRNIARRILGDSVPLMNLEETTGLLGKFKKIMGFGK
- a CDS encoding M23 family metallopeptidase: MSKLPNDDLQDPMFPPPSHPVFQGIREQEGRAGSSRPYFRGARTEDRGYGYYGRPGSSRWDGPWGAYRGYKQYDDYEERENSRIVGQIIGAVLLLLISYVSVHSSHPLAERAQQVLKTVMTRETDFSTVTNWMATHLGASNLSIPVSGKPSEGEEMVYVLPLTDFKVTASFDANQHPAVLLETSPGSEVRTVAKGEVKTYDKNDKYGIYVIVEHGGDAGQTLYGNLESASVKPGDWVYTGQVIGKTGKQVPSDLYFAHYVKNRPVDPQGILDRARR
- a CDS encoding FtsW/RodA/SpoVE family cell cycle protein — protein: MIERAPNKRIRDIDWGIVLIVAVLAILSVVMVSSATRVNITGDPSYFYIRQTLWFVIGFAAMFLAIRIDYAEWEKRWKSLYGAGVCSLALVNLAGSAANGARSWFQLGPLKLEPAEFMKLVLILVLSRLLKDCQASITYRQLARILLLAAIPIGLVILQPDLGTAMMMSAIVCGMLWSAGIPRRHLLGLSAIGVSFVGLLLLMYVVRQDLFFAAIQPYQWERLTMFLNPETVKSGAGYQLYQSMLAIGAGQWFGEGVYRGSQTQGAWIPERHTDFIFSVIAEELGFLGAGFLLVSYCILLVRMAKIGREARDNYGSLVVAGVL